One region of Roseiconus lacunae genomic DNA includes:
- a CDS encoding 3-hydroxyacyl-ACP dehydratase FabZ family protein has product MKYRQLDRILTLDPGKRIVAERTLRGDEEYLKDHFPRFPVMPGVMMLEALHQAAVWMIRTGDDFGQAIVLLREVRNVKFGDFLAPDQTLRVTAEVIKESDGLITVKATGEKNGRNTVTARLILERSGSNEPAEIGTDDDVRVRVRKQFHRLYGTELLDDSVENTPTT; this is encoded by the coding sequence ATGAAATATCGTCAACTCGATCGCATTTTAACCCTCGATCCCGGCAAACGAATCGTTGCCGAGAGGACGTTGCGTGGTGACGAGGAGTACTTGAAGGATCACTTCCCGCGTTTTCCGGTCATGCCGGGGGTGATGATGCTCGAAGCCTTGCATCAAGCGGCGGTTTGGATGATCCGCACCGGCGACGACTTTGGTCAAGCCATCGTGCTGCTGCGTGAGGTTCGCAACGTCAAATTTGGCGACTTTTTGGCTCCCGACCAAACGTTGAGGGTGACTGCCGAAGTGATCAAGGAATCCGATGGCCTGATCACGGTGAAAGCAACCGGGGAAAAAAACGGGCGCAACACTGTCACAGCGCGGCTAATTCTCGAGCGTTCGGGTAGCAACGAGCCTGCCGAGATTGGTACAGACGACGATGTCAGAGTACGCGTCCGCAAGCAGTTTCACAGGCTTTACGGCACCGAACTGCTCGACGATTCGGTGGAAAATACACCGACCACTTAA
- a CDS encoding sigma-70 family RNA polymerase sigma factor — protein MVATSNRASDSPATTEHLIGAARQLGGESLGELLELYRNYLAVLATTQMDNRLRRRIGTSDLVQETMLAAHSDFGQFRGNSEGELVAWLRQILCNSLRHAIEKHVHARKRDVRREMALDNFANDLDDSFDRLSRLAVDPDPTPSQVVMKQEIARKLADELAKLKPRYREVIIYRNLQSLTFDEIAVRMEIKSGAARMLWLRAIAKFKEVCELGPEAAQ, from the coding sequence ATGGTCGCAACTTCCAACCGCGCGTCTGATTCGCCCGCAACGACAGAACACTTGATCGGAGCGGCTCGCCAACTTGGAGGCGAATCGCTCGGAGAGTTGTTGGAACTTTACCGGAATTACCTGGCTGTCTTGGCGACCACCCAGATGGACAATCGCTTACGACGGCGGATAGGTACCTCCGATTTGGTCCAAGAAACGATGCTAGCCGCCCACAGCGACTTCGGCCAATTTCGTGGCAACAGCGAAGGTGAACTGGTCGCTTGGCTGCGGCAGATTCTTTGCAACAGCCTTCGTCATGCGATCGAGAAGCACGTTCATGCGAGGAAGCGTGACGTCCGTCGCGAAATGGCATTGGACAATTTCGCCAACGATTTAGATGACAGTTTCGATCGGCTTTCGCGTCTGGCCGTTGATCCGGACCCGACACCAAGTCAGGTCGTGATGAAGCAAGAAATCGCAAGGAAACTCGCCGATGAACTGGCAAAACTAAAACCGCGTTATCGCGAAGTCATCATTTACCGCAATTTGCAAAGTCTGACTTTCGACGAGATCGCCGTGCGAATGGAGATCAAATCGGGGGCGGCTCGGATGCTTTGGCTGCGAGCGATCGCCAAGTTCAAGGAAGTTTGCGAACTCGGTCCAGAGGCAGCCCAATGA
- a CDS encoding acyl-CoA desaturase: MQSSNAPTRSAPADSDSTGATASPPESRSSSVGESPTVKPATAAIASDDSQRLPPPEKTRPTRVLWQYVIVLSVVHLIAAFAIVPWLFTWSGLIIGIAGHFVFGMMGITIGYHRLLTHRGFSCPKWLEHTFAILGMCNLQDSPARWVAIHRMHHQHSDKQDDPHSPLVSFLWGHVGWVIIRHRDFDRTSHYERYVRDLLRDRFYLGLERRGRWFFVYLTHAAVITAIGALVGYLVGGSGEAIRYAASYFVWGVAVRTVFVLHGTWAVNSLAHVFGYRNYETRDASRNNWLVALLSHGEGWHNNHHAEPRAAAHGHRWWEFDMSWRIIRMLEMVGLAKDVVRPKSMR, translated from the coding sequence ATGCAATCAAGCAACGCACCCACGCGTTCGGCACCCGCAGACTCCGATTCTACGGGCGCGACCGCAAGTCCACCCGAGAGTCGCTCATCCTCGGTAGGGGAATCGCCCACCGTAAAGCCTGCCACGGCAGCGATTGCTAGCGATGATTCGCAGCGGTTGCCACCGCCCGAAAAGACGCGGCCCACCCGGGTGCTTTGGCAGTACGTGATCGTCCTCTCGGTCGTCCACCTCATTGCCGCGTTTGCGATCGTGCCATGGCTGTTTACCTGGTCTGGATTGATCATCGGTATCGCCGGGCATTTCGTGTTTGGCATGATGGGGATCACGATCGGGTACCACCGTTTGCTGACGCACCGGGGGTTTTCTTGCCCCAAATGGCTCGAACACACCTTTGCGATCCTGGGGATGTGTAACCTGCAGGATTCGCCGGCACGTTGGGTTGCGATTCATCGCATGCATCACCAGCACAGCGATAAACAAGACGATCCGCACTCGCCGCTGGTTAGCTTTTTGTGGGGGCACGTCGGCTGGGTGATCATCCGACATCGCGATTTTGACCGGACGAGTCATTATGAACGCTATGTTCGCGACCTGCTTCGTGATCGTTTTTACCTCGGGCTCGAACGCCGCGGACGATGGTTCTTTGTTTACCTCACTCATGCCGCAGTGATCACTGCGATCGGAGCACTCGTCGGCTATCTTGTGGGCGGCAGCGGCGAGGCGATTCGATACGCGGCCAGCTACTTTGTCTGGGGAGTTGCGGTTCGCACCGTCTTTGTGCTCCATGGCACTTGGGCTGTCAATTCACTCGCGCACGTCTTCGGTTATCGAAACTATGAAACCCGGGACGCGAGCCGGAACAACTGGTTGGTCGCGTTGCTTTCGCACGGCGAAGGCTGGCACAATAACCATCATGCTGAGCCACGTGCGGCAGCCCACGGTCATCGTTGGTGGGAGTTCGACATGTCCTGGCGAATCATTCGGATGTTGGAAATGGTCGGGCTAGCCAAAGATGTCGTGCGGCCCAAATCGATGCGTTAG
- a CDS encoding 3-hydroxyacyl-ACP dehydratase FabZ family protein, whose product MRWFWVDRFTEFVSGSHAAGIKNVCLDAEVIDEYCPGYPMLPPTLIIEGMAQLGGILVAETFLFDKRVVLAKVGRATYHQPAINGDTLHYHVKLDKLQDNGGTVTGTSHCDGKLQAEIDLMFAFLEEGTVVDGPLYDPDDLKGMLQIMKFFTVAVDKNGNRFPNYDKLESVD is encoded by the coding sequence ATGCGTTGGTTCTGGGTCGATCGGTTCACCGAATTCGTCAGTGGCTCGCATGCCGCGGGCATCAAGAATGTCTGCTTGGACGCGGAAGTCATTGACGAATATTGCCCCGGTTACCCGATGTTGCCGCCAACCCTGATCATCGAAGGGATGGCCCAACTCGGAGGAATCCTGGTGGCGGAAACCTTTCTCTTTGACAAACGCGTCGTGCTCGCCAAAGTCGGTAGGGCAACTTACCACCAACCGGCGATTAACGGCGACACGTTGCACTACCACGTCAAGCTTGACAAACTCCAAGACAACGGCGGGACCGTTACCGGCACCAGTCACTGTGATGGAAAGCTGCAAGCGGAAATCGATTTGATGTTCGCCTTCCTAGAAGAAGGCACCGTCGTCGATGGGCCGCTGTATGATCCCGATGATTTGAAAGGGATGCTTCAGATCATGAAGTTCTTCACCGTCGCCGTCGACAAAAATGGGAATCGCTTCCCAAACTATGACAAGCTCGAATCGGTCGACTGA
- a CDS encoding small basic protein, whose protein sequence is MTLDRSLKVRAGAIKTRNVLTRAERIAQLQRQEKFNESDDVLGMPKTRVMKVSLKKKKKVKKAEDDKKKK, encoded by the coding sequence ATGACGCTCGATCGCAGCCTGAAGGTACGTGCCGGGGCGATCAAGACGCGAAACGTGCTGACCCGTGCCGAGCGGATCGCCCAGTTGCAACGGCAAGAAAAGTTCAACGAATCAGACGACGTACTCGGCATGCCGAAGACGCGCGTCATGAAGGTTTCGCTGAAGAAAAAGAAGAAGGTCAAGAAAGCCGAAGACGACAAGAAAAAGAAGTAG
- a CDS encoding chloride channel protein, protein MRTLRRLNSAFGFQTSAKWIILATVVGVTSGLGAIAFDVLGQLVVRLTLVHVAGYAPPEALGEHTRFEHMLGGPTAPFSPWWIVAIMTAGGLVSGILVYTFAPEAAGAGTDAALDAFHNRQGRIQARIPFVKTLASAITLGTGGSGGREGPIAQICAGFASAISTQLKLSHRERRILLAAGMGAGVGAIFRAPLAGAIFAGEILYSDADLEADVILPASAASVIAYSLYTQSLPPDSRFVPLFGEDLQHLFSTPLELIPYAILAIILTIMAIGYAGILRGTRGLFERMPLPPHVRPAIGAGLAGLTAIGLLKLFQGDERILGVLGTGYGSLQVAVTAAGQMGIPLLLVIAIGKSVTAALTISSGGAGGVFGPSMVIGGCVGAAVGLTFQAIVPSLVSEPEAFAVVGMAGFFAGVARAPISTIIMVRALTGDYGLLLPTMLVSTLTFFTCRRFNLYEKQVPTRMDSRAHRGDFIVDVLEGLQVQDIFRHDPRLVVISEGMTLDDIVHGLAYTNQHYFPVVDSEGKMIGIFSDEDVRAYLYDDTLWKLVNAEDVMISNFIAVAPQDNLNTALKRFTSMNLDELPVIDPEQPGKLLGMLRRKETIDAYNRRLVELKRVEGEH, encoded by the coding sequence GTGCGCACGCTACGACGACTCAACTCCGCGTTTGGATTTCAGACATCGGCCAAGTGGATCATCTTGGCGACCGTTGTCGGTGTCACGTCGGGTTTGGGCGCGATTGCTTTTGATGTACTCGGGCAGCTTGTCGTTCGACTGACGTTGGTGCACGTCGCCGGCTATGCGCCTCCCGAAGCGTTAGGAGAGCACACCCGATTTGAGCACATGCTCGGCGGGCCGACCGCGCCGTTTTCACCTTGGTGGATCGTGGCGATCATGACCGCCGGTGGGTTGGTCAGTGGGATCTTGGTTTATACCTTCGCGCCGGAAGCGGCCGGTGCCGGAACGGATGCGGCGCTTGACGCATTTCATAATCGCCAAGGACGCATCCAGGCGCGAATCCCTTTCGTCAAAACACTTGCTTCGGCGATCACGCTTGGGACCGGTGGTTCGGGAGGTCGTGAAGGCCCGATCGCGCAGATCTGTGCCGGGTTTGCCTCAGCGATCAGCACGCAACTGAAGCTCTCGCACCGCGAACGGCGTATTTTGCTTGCCGCCGGGATGGGGGCCGGTGTGGGCGCGATCTTTCGTGCTCCCTTGGCCGGAGCGATCTTTGCAGGCGAAATTCTCTACAGCGACGCCGACTTGGAAGCCGACGTGATCCTACCGGCATCCGCCGCTTCGGTGATCGCGTACAGTCTTTACACGCAATCGCTTCCGCCGGACTCGCGTTTTGTGCCGTTGTTTGGCGAGGATCTTCAGCACCTCTTCAGCACGCCTTTGGAGTTAATTCCGTATGCCATCTTGGCGATCATCCTGACCATCATGGCGATCGGGTATGCGGGAATCCTTCGTGGAACCCGCGGCTTGTTCGAACGAATGCCGCTTCCCCCGCACGTCCGCCCGGCGATTGGCGCGGGGCTAGCCGGCTTGACCGCGATCGGATTGCTTAAGCTATTTCAAGGCGACGAGCGAATTCTTGGTGTGCTTGGTACTGGCTATGGATCGCTTCAAGTTGCCGTGACCGCCGCCGGGCAGATGGGGATTCCGTTGTTGTTGGTGATCGCTATCGGCAAGTCGGTCACCGCCGCACTGACGATCAGCTCCGGTGGTGCCGGCGGTGTGTTTGGTCCTTCAATGGTGATCGGCGGTTGTGTCGGTGCGGCCGTCGGGCTGACCTTCCAAGCGATCGTCCCCAGTTTGGTCAGCGAGCCAGAAGCATTCGCCGTTGTCGGGATGGCAGGGTTCTTTGCCGGGGTGGCCCGAGCACCGATTTCAACCATCATCATGGTGCGTGCGTTGACCGGGGACTATGGCTTGCTCTTACCGACGATGCTGGTCTCGACGCTGACGTTCTTTACCTGTCGCCGCTTCAATCTATACGAAAAGCAGGTGCCGACGCGGATGGACTCGCGGGCTCACCGCGGTGATTTTATTGTCGACGTCCTCGAGGGCTTACAGGTTCAGGATATATTTCGGCATGACCCTCGTCTGGTGGTCATTTCCGAAGGCATGACACTCGATGACATTGTCCACGGGCTTGCTTACACCAACCAGCATTACTTTCCGGTTGTCGATTCAGAAGGCAAGATGATTGGGATTTTTAGTGACGAAGATGTGCGTGCCTACCTGTACGACGACACGTTGTGGAAACTGGTCAACGCAGAAGACGTGATGATCAGCAACTTCATCGCCGTCGCTCCGCAAGACAACTTGAATACGGCGCTCAAACGTTTTACGTCGATGAACTTGGACGAATTGCCGGTGATCGATCCGGAGCAACCCGGCAAGCTGCTGGGGATGCTGCGGCGAAAGGAAACGATCGATGCCTACAATCGCCGTTTGGTTGAGTTGAAGCGGGTCGAGGGCGAACACTAA
- a CDS encoding acyl carrier protein — protein sequence MALTEEEIFAKVNEALQDALGVDEDEVTQDATLVGDLGAESIDFLDIVFKLEKAFDITIPREELSPEDILTNSQYVQDGTVTADGLAELERRMPWANLDDFKADPKVQNFGNLLTVGDLCRYVATKVNA from the coding sequence ATGGCACTGACAGAAGAAGAAATTTTCGCCAAGGTCAACGAAGCTCTTCAAGACGCATTGGGCGTTGACGAAGACGAAGTCACCCAGGACGCAACGCTTGTGGGCGACTTGGGCGCCGAATCGATCGACTTTTTGGACATCGTTTTCAAACTGGAAAAGGCCTTCGATATCACGATCCCTCGTGAAGAGTTGTCGCCCGAAGACATTTTGACCAACAGCCAGTACGTCCAAGACGGCACCGTGACCGCCGATGGCCTGGCGGAACTTGAGCGACGGATGCCTTGGGCCAACTTGGACGATTTCAAAGCGGATCCCAAAGTCCAGAACTTTGGCAACCTGCTAACCGTCGGCGACCTGTGCCGTTACGTTGCCACTAAGGTGAACGCCTAA
- a CDS encoding O-antigen ligase family protein, with amino-acid sequence MSLLTVLFLLAFFVWCIPLARYVQLIHLVLALLWIGTIFGPPFFAFDGPVQISFDRLLLAITIGVAAFHWWTGAITIPALNRVDVCVAGLTVYLYWSSRGGTIEETIVDPTARWLFYILVPSIVYGLARITPFSSADFKLLMRGIILLGIYLSITAVCEVKGFHALVYPKHILDPEVWMFLGRGRGPLLNPAGNGLIIAIAMAAVSACFVNSDRQTKALYMAIGVILFVGCYATLTRSCWLGIAGAVATVGFMFSPRWLRVIGLGAAVLLAVAMTMGLKDQIMSIKRDKALSAAEAAKSVELRPLLAAVAWEMFKDKPLTGHGYGQYLQRHDRYHTIRELGMPLERVRAYSHHNVFLGFVVDSGLIGLGLYLAIVAMMGVYGWQLARNGGLPLQARRLGLFSLATLAAYFPNAMFHNMTIIPMVQIFLLTTGGLVVSVYQRGLADTKQGERRQSTAPDRRTANLATG; translated from the coding sequence ATGTCGTTGCTCACCGTTCTATTTCTACTCGCCTTTTTCGTTTGGTGCATTCCGCTGGCACGGTACGTCCAGTTGATTCATCTTGTCTTGGCATTGTTGTGGATAGGAACCATCTTTGGGCCGCCTTTTTTTGCGTTTGATGGCCCGGTTCAAATCAGTTTTGATCGACTGCTGCTGGCAATCACCATCGGTGTGGCAGCGTTTCATTGGTGGACCGGCGCGATCACCATTCCTGCTCTCAACCGAGTCGACGTTTGCGTTGCTGGGCTGACCGTTTATCTGTACTGGAGTAGCCGAGGCGGAACCATCGAGGAGACGATTGTGGATCCGACGGCGCGGTGGCTGTTCTATATCCTGGTGCCCTCGATCGTTTATGGGCTGGCACGAATCACGCCGTTTTCGTCAGCCGACTTTAAGTTATTAATGCGCGGGATCATCCTGCTCGGGATTTACCTTTCGATCACCGCGGTATGCGAGGTCAAGGGATTTCATGCGTTGGTGTATCCCAAGCACATCTTGGATCCTGAGGTTTGGATGTTTCTCGGGCGTGGTCGGGGGCCACTGCTGAACCCGGCAGGAAATGGTTTGATCATCGCAATTGCGATGGCCGCCGTGTCGGCATGCTTCGTCAACTCGGATCGCCAAACCAAAGCGTTGTACATGGCGATCGGGGTGATTCTATTTGTGGGGTGCTATGCGACATTGACACGGAGCTGCTGGCTGGGGATCGCCGGCGCCGTTGCCACCGTCGGTTTCATGTTCAGCCCTCGATGGTTGCGAGTGATCGGCCTCGGGGCGGCAGTTCTATTGGCGGTCGCGATGACGATGGGGCTGAAGGATCAAATCATGTCAATCAAACGCGACAAGGCACTCTCGGCCGCCGAAGCGGCGAAAAGCGTCGAGTTGCGTCCGCTGTTGGCTGCGGTGGCGTGGGAGATGTTCAAAGACAAGCCGCTGACAGGACACGGTTACGGTCAGTACTTACAGCGTCATGATCGCTATCACACCATCCGCGAACTCGGGATGCCGCTCGAACGTGTCCGGGCCTATAGCCATCACAACGTTTTCTTGGGGTTCGTCGTGGACTCTGGATTGATAGGTTTGGGGCTTTATTTGGCGATCGTCGCCATGATGGGAGTCTACGGTTGGCAGCTCGCTCGCAACGGTGGATTGCCGTTGCAGGCAAGACGTTTGGGGTTGTTCAGTCTCGCGACCTTGGCGGCATACTTTCCCAATGCCATGTTTCATAACATGACGATCATCCCCATGGTTCAGATCTTTTTATTGACGACCGGTGGGCTGGTTGTTTCGGTCTATCAGCGCGGGCTTGCCGATACAAAGCAAGGCGAGCGCCGGCAATCAACGGCCCCGGACAGGCGAACAGCAAATTTGGCGACAGGCTAA
- the pyk gene encoding pyruvate kinase: MQEASRSYRHTKIIATIGPATESEEKVAELIRAGVDIFRLNMAHGTCEWVVEIISRIRAVSAKIGRHVAVMMDVKGPEVRTGPVDATVELKVGDRLELHTTSFDAKDDGVHRVSVNYPDLPKDVRVGTTVLIDSGLIRTQVLSKTDTTILLEIQTPGPLGSRRHINLPGTLINLPALTKKDERDLLAGVEAGLDFVALSFVRQAADIRTLRDYLKSIDCSARIIAKIEDQAGVRNMDEIIIETDAVMVARGDLGIEIEYHKLPLVQTQLIQTCQAHGKPVIVATHLLESMVTSPMPTRAEISDVSNAIREQADAIMLSGETTTGAYPLESVEVLKNICHSIEPSVDGQINHRIELHAPKSKMLRSSVKLAKELGRSGVVVFTRSGFLAYVLGAMRAQNVPIYAFTDVESTFHQLMLPWGVEPFLIDFDENPEVTIQNALGQLLVKGWCTKEDWLVVITNALADDQVIDTLQLRQVKITCDVNF, encoded by the coding sequence ATGCAAGAAGCATCTCGAAGCTATCGCCACACGAAAATCATCGCGACCATCGGTCCGGCTACCGAATCGGAAGAGAAGGTTGCCGAATTGATCCGCGCCGGTGTCGATATTTTTCGGCTCAACATGGCCCACGGGACATGCGAGTGGGTTGTCGAAATTATCTCTCGGATTCGAGCCGTCTCCGCCAAGATCGGCCGGCATGTCGCGGTGATGATGGACGTCAAAGGTCCCGAAGTCCGCACCGGGCCGGTCGATGCAACGGTGGAGCTAAAGGTCGGTGATCGACTGGAGTTGCACACGACTTCCTTTGATGCCAAGGACGACGGCGTTCACCGAGTCAGCGTGAATTACCCAGATCTGCCAAAGGACGTTCGTGTCGGCACGACCGTCTTGATTGATAGTGGACTGATTCGAACGCAGGTGCTCTCGAAAACTGACACCACCATCTTGCTGGAAATCCAGACCCCGGGCCCGCTGGGATCGCGTCGGCACATTAACTTGCCGGGTACGCTGATCAACTTGCCGGCTTTGACGAAGAAAGATGAGCGAGACTTGTTGGCCGGTGTCGAGGCGGGGCTCGATTTCGTCGCGCTCTCCTTTGTTCGCCAAGCCGCCGACATTCGAACGCTACGCGACTATCTCAAGTCGATCGATTGCTCCGCTCGAATCATCGCCAAGATTGAAGACCAGGCGGGCGTTCGTAACATGGACGAGATCATCATCGAAACCGATGCGGTGATGGTTGCCCGGGGCGACTTGGGAATCGAAATTGAATACCACAAACTGCCGCTCGTGCAGACTCAATTGATCCAGACCTGCCAAGCCCATGGCAAGCCGGTCATCGTTGCGACGCACTTGCTCGAATCGATGGTCACGTCACCGATGCCGACGCGGGCCGAAATCTCGGATGTTTCCAATGCGATCCGCGAGCAGGCGGATGCGATCATGCTTTCCGGAGAAACGACGACCGGTGCATATCCGCTGGAATCGGTTGAAGTGCTCAAAAATATCTGCCATAGCATCGAACCCTCCGTCGATGGGCAGATCAATCACCGGATCGAGCTTCACGCACCGAAATCAAAGATGCTGCGTTCGAGTGTCAAATTGGCGAAGGAACTTGGGCGTTCCGGAGTTGTCGTGTTCACACGCAGTGGGTTCTTGGCATACGTGCTCGGTGCAATGCGGGCCCAGAACGTGCCGATCTATGCGTTCACCGATGTGGAATCAACGTTCCATCAGCTCATGCTTCCCTGGGGAGTCGAGCCTTTCCTGATTGATTTCGACGAAAATCCTGAAGTCACCATTCAGAACGCACTCGGGCAATTGCTGGTCAAAGGCTGGTGCACCAAGGAGGATTGGCTGGTCGTGATCACCAATGCATTGGCAGATGACCAAGTCATCGACACCCTACAATTGAGGCAGGTGAAGATCACCTGCGACGTCAATTTCTAA
- a CDS encoding beta-ketoacyl-[acyl-carrier-protein] synthase family protein — MDRRRVVVTGIGMINPMGHDAKTVWQGLQAGQSGVGYTTLFDASGFPTKISAEVKDWELTDSDHPLGGTDQLGRHTKFAIGAAKQAVNDSGVESVITDPTRFGIYLGSGEGNQDFITFSRMMTAAIADGEFDASKFIAKGLELLDPAKELEQEPNMPAAHLATMFNAQGPNLNCLTACAASSQAVGEATEIIRRGDADVMLAGGTHSMIHPFGVTGFNLLTALSESNDEPTKASRPFDRLRNGFVLGEGSAMVVLEELESARKRGATIYGEIAGYGTTADAYRITDIPPDGHGGIAAMRMSIADAGLQPSDIRYVNAHGTSTLVNDKVETLACKEVFGENAAKVPVSSTKSMMGHLIAAAGVTEMIVCLLAMRDSVLPPTINYENPDPACDLDYVPNEARPAEIPYALNNSFGFGGQNVTLCLARDVA, encoded by the coding sequence ATGGACCGTCGTCGCGTCGTCGTTACCGGCATTGGAATGATCAACCCGATGGGGCATGATGCCAAGACCGTTTGGCAGGGGCTGCAAGCCGGACAAAGCGGCGTCGGTTACACCACGCTGTTCGACGCCAGCGGATTTCCGACCAAGATCAGTGCCGAGGTCAAGGACTGGGAATTGACCGACAGCGACCATCCTCTTGGTGGCACCGATCAGCTCGGTCGCCACACCAAGTTCGCCATTGGGGCGGCAAAGCAGGCGGTCAACGATAGCGGCGTTGAAAGCGTGATCACCGATCCAACTCGGTTTGGGATTTACCTCGGAAGCGGCGAAGGTAATCAAGACTTCATCACGTTTAGTAGGATGATGACCGCCGCGATTGCCGATGGTGAATTCGATGCTTCCAAGTTCATCGCCAAAGGCCTGGAGTTGCTCGACCCGGCAAAGGAGTTGGAGCAAGAGCCGAACATGCCCGCCGCACATTTGGCGACGATGTTCAACGCGCAGGGGCCAAACCTGAACTGTTTGACCGCTTGCGCGGCAAGCAGCCAAGCAGTAGGAGAAGCAACCGAAATCATCCGTCGCGGTGATGCTGACGTCATGCTAGCCGGCGGAACGCACAGCATGATTCACCCCTTCGGCGTGACAGGCTTTAACCTGTTGACGGCATTGAGCGAGAGCAATGACGAGCCGACGAAGGCGAGTCGACCTTTCGACCGGCTTCGCAATGGATTTGTCCTTGGCGAAGGATCGGCGATGGTCGTGCTCGAAGAGCTCGAAAGTGCTCGCAAACGCGGTGCAACGATCTACGGTGAAATCGCCGGCTACGGAACGACAGCCGACGCGTACCGGATCACCGATATTCCACCCGACGGACACGGCGGTATCGCCGCGATGCGAATGTCGATCGCCGATGCAGGGTTGCAACCATCCGACATTCGCTATGTCAACGCCCACGGAACCAGCACTCTGGTCAACGACAAAGTCGAAACCCTGGCCTGCAAAGAAGTTTTTGGCGAGAACGCCGCCAAGGTTCCCGTCAGCAGTACGAAGAGCATGATGGGACACCTGATCGCTGCCGCCGGTGTGACGGAGATGATCGTTTGTTTGCTGGCGATGCGTGACAGCGTGCTGCCGCCAACGATCAACTACGAAAATCCCGATCCCGCGTGCGATTTGGACTACGTTCCCAACGAGGCTCGGCCGGCCGAGATTCCTTACGCTCTCAATAATAGCTTCGGATTCGGTGGGCAAAACGTCACGCTATGCTTGGCACGCGACGTCGCCTAG